A region of Diachasmimorpha longicaudata isolate KC_UGA_2023 unplaced genomic scaffold, iyDiaLong2 ctg00000081.1, whole genome shotgun sequence DNA encodes the following proteins:
- the LOC135171681 gene encoding uncharacterized protein LOC135171681, which yields MSDPNDLAGPSDPSEENTTPPQGDFDWINNFDLELFGDFAIENNFDGDLFENFNSALFDIQCGGGENVVSDPKALEAVEEFNLDLLDQQNDQQNGREEEIENRLPALRTIRRSRQRLPRFKLDTHVMEFAINPLPESRDPADWVEEAFRDVYNKIIEAGGRGMNRMCLTFNFANMQRDNAWISPRAIKGYEFQDLWNLVSSIAQSANGFGCADKFWIKLHVAEAPVGQGFLENGMKRGFSRKCILQISNEDGLCLARSLVVAKAHAEKLKTRADKGKIHEVWQAIRQCKGKMQRKEAERLTRRAGVIAPDEGCGLQEVAQYQRYLAEEGCLIKVYSLMRNGKDHPVLYDGTPELISRKMTVRYTLPIVYYPEENHYEPIQNLPSFFGVKYYCEHCNKPYTTQGHVCDRTCDRCLKNPPCDSTIVDKIVCDDCNREFHGQLCFDQHKKPGSFSGNNPTVYLMLQF from the exons atgtcggacccaaacgatttagcggggcccagtgacccgtccgaagaaaatactacacctccacagggagattttgattggataaataattttgatcttgagttattcggtgattttgccattgaaaataattttgatggagatttattcgaaaattttaattctgcgctctttgatattcaatgtggtggtggtgaaaatgttgtgagtgaccctaaggctttggaagctgttgaagagtttaatctagatttactagatcagcagaatg atcaacaaaatggccgcgaagaagagattgaaaatcgattgccggccttaaggacaatacgacgatcacgccagagacttccacgtttcaaactcgacacacatgtgatggagtttgcaatcaaccctttacctgaaagtcgtgaccctgccgactgggttgaagaagcttttcgtgatgtctataataaaattattgaggctggaggacgtggtatgaatcgaatgtgccttacattcaattttgcaaatatgcaaagagacaatgcctggataagtccacgtgcgatcaaaggatatgagtttcaagatctatggaatcttgttagttctatcgcgcagagcgcaaacggtttcggatgtgccgataagttttggatcaaacttcacgtggctgaagccccggtaggtcaaggtttccttgaaaacggcatgaaaagagggtttagtagaaaatgtatccttcagatttcgaatgaagatggcttgtgtctagcccgatcacttgttgtggccaaagcacatgcagaaaaattaaaaaccagagctgataagggcaagatccacgaggtatggcaggcaatccggcaatgcaagggaaaaatgcaacgtaaggaggccgaaagactaactcgaagggcaggagtcattgctcctgacgaaggctgtggtctacaggaagttgctcaatatcagcgatacttggctgaagaaggatgccttatcaaggtctattccctcatgagaaacggaaaagatcaccctgtgctctacgatggtacacctgaattgattagcagaaagatgaccgtccgatataccttaccgattgtgtattatcctgaagagaaccactatgagccaatccaaaatttaccttcattctttggcgtgaagtattattgcgagcattgtaacaaaccttacactacgcaaggacatgtttgtgataggacttgtgataggtgtttgaagaatcctccgtgtgactctacgattgttgataaaatagtgtgtgacgacTGTAATCGGGAGTTTCACG